Proteins from a single region of Zavarzinella sp.:
- a CDS encoding serine/threonine-protein kinase gives MQQIYLNQYESLGKIGSGGMGDVFLARPINDPARSVVVKVLKPQKQLTKTGRESIIREMQFAGHLHHPYIVELLDRGIDPVAGPCLVYEFVPGSLLRDILRVEKRLDLPRCGWLLGCICHALQTAHLAGIVHRDLKPGNIMVVGAGTSEELVKVMDFGIASAMTQPYLTTDQLAGKKDVVRTQGTPKYISPEQLRGETTDARADIYCLGVMLYEMVTGQLPFPYEDVGKLIDAHLKAAPPSFASIQVFHIPPQIERLILNCLSKYPPERPGSAGALAKQFGVALGTDIWDATRPAGVREVVPLAESLPDMPEISSNEMVFETDAWMPDAIASMKLGGFLTSIGATILDTQPGKLDARFDFAVESPKSGWLGKIFPKKSTVPIRIRLELHRPNVSEGKIHIRMIMNATEELMQRNSVRTMCEALFAELKKFL, from the coding sequence ATGCAGCAGATCTATCTGAATCAGTACGAATCATTGGGCAAAATCGGGTCAGGCGGGATGGGCGATGTCTTTCTGGCCCGGCCGATCAACGATCCCGCACGTAGTGTGGTGGTAAAAGTACTGAAACCACAAAAGCAACTGACAAAAACAGGTCGGGAGTCGATTATTCGGGAAATGCAGTTTGCTGGGCATCTGCACCACCCGTACATTGTCGAACTGCTCGACCGTGGGATTGATCCTGTTGCCGGGCCGTGCCTTGTATATGAATTTGTCCCCGGCAGCCTGCTGCGAGACATTCTGCGCGTCGAAAAACGGCTGGATTTACCACGATGTGGCTGGTTACTGGGGTGTATTTGCCATGCACTGCAGACCGCACACCTTGCGGGAATTGTTCACCGCGATCTGAAACCCGGCAACATCATGGTGGTGGGGGCTGGCACCAGTGAAGAACTGGTCAAAGTAATGGATTTTGGCATCGCTTCCGCAATGACACAGCCCTATCTGACCACGGATCAACTGGCTGGCAAGAAGGATGTTGTTCGCACGCAGGGCACACCGAAGTACATATCGCCAGAGCAGTTACGTGGTGAAACCACCGATGCCCGTGCAGATATTTACTGCCTGGGAGTGATGCTTTACGAAATGGTTACTGGCCAGCTTCCATTTCCTTATGAAGATGTGGGCAAATTAATTGATGCACACCTGAAGGCAGCACCACCCAGTTTTGCTTCGATTCAAGTTTTCCATATTCCCCCACAAATTGAGCGGCTGATTCTGAATTGCCTAAGCAAATACCCACCAGAACGCCCAGGTAGTGCGGGTGCGTTAGCAAAGCAGTTTGGCGTGGCATTGGGAACCGATATATGGGATGCCACCCGACCAGCAGGAGTGCGTGAAGTGGTGCCTCTGGCGGAAAGTTTGCCTGACATGCCAGAAATATCTTCTAACGAAATGGTGTTTGAAACAGATGCCTGGATGCCAGATGCTATTGCCAGCATGAAACTGGGTGGGTTTTTAACCTCCATCGGTGCCACAATTCTCGATACTCAGCCCGGCAAACTCGATGCACGCTTTGATTTTGCGGTGGAATCTCCCAAATCAGGCTGGCTGGGGAAGATCTTTCCCAAAAAAAGCACCGTACCAATTCGTATTCGACTGGAGTTGCACCGCCCGAATGTCAGCGAAGGAAAAATACATATCAGAATGATCATGAATGCCACTGAAGAACTCATGCAACGTAATTCTGTTCGCACAATGTGTGAAGCATTGTTTGCAGAACTGAAAAAGTTTCTGTAA
- a CDS encoding thioredoxin-like domain-containing protein: MKRFRMRLFASLFIVGGFNQFAHAAPPPAVNDILAFKPRIGGVEITIPAGAQLSACKVEAAKKGDSVIGWILTDGNGNTLRKFVDASGSGQINTWSYFRDGVEAYREIDSNNNNRVDQYRWLGKNGSKWGVDVDEDGKIDSWLAISPEEVSQEILAAIGTRDFERVKALMLTQKDVETLGLPPAELSRLNEKMAAAGADFQKTCAALVNVDDKAVWLHLETRKPETLAADELGSKIDLIRYPHATILAQVGNGTDTKTQNIQTGELIQVGRAWRIVQAPYGGLPEEAVASNNIGGVRIPAGAEKFIEELKTHDTNAAPADRAQLTDYHLKRAAILEKIVALIKPDDRANRDVWVRQVAESYAAAAQQLDGTALQKLDGLRQQLEKTNDPESVKLLAYVTFRTLTANYAIRLAQFASQKEPNPQDMQKLQDDWKATLTKFVSDFGTADDTPDAMMQLGMVYEFAGKEDEAKKWYELLIKNFDRHPLARKAQGCLTRMNLEGKQLELVGKTLAGNQSFDVKALAGKVVVVYYWASWNGTAMDDFKKIRIAMAQYKNVELVGVNLDNNPASAIDFLKQNEIGNGVHIHETGGLESGLATQYGITVLPNIFITNAQGIVVDRSAQATTLIDDLKKAGAK, from the coding sequence ATGAAACGCTTCCGTATGCGTCTGTTTGCTTCATTGTTTATCGTCGGTGGGTTCAACCAATTTGCTCACGCAGCCCCACCCCCCGCTGTGAATGATATTCTGGCTTTTAAACCACGGATCGGTGGGGTGGAAATTACCATTCCTGCTGGTGCCCAGCTTTCCGCTTGTAAAGTGGAAGCGGCCAAAAAAGGTGACTCGGTAATCGGCTGGATTCTGACCGATGGCAACGGCAACACGTTGCGAAAATTTGTCGATGCGTCTGGCAGTGGCCAGATCAATACCTGGTCTTACTTCCGCGATGGCGTCGAAGCGTATCGGGAAATCGATTCCAATAACAACAATCGCGTCGACCAATACCGCTGGCTGGGTAAAAATGGCAGCAAGTGGGGTGTTGATGTCGATGAAGATGGCAAAATCGATTCCTGGCTGGCCATTTCACCCGAAGAAGTCAGTCAGGAAATTCTGGCTGCCATCGGCACTCGCGATTTTGAACGGGTAAAGGCACTGATGCTTACCCAGAAAGACGTTGAAACACTGGGTCTGCCACCCGCAGAGTTGAGCCGTTTGAACGAAAAAATGGCTGCTGCTGGAGCTGATTTTCAGAAAACCTGTGCCGCACTGGTCAATGTTGATGACAAAGCGGTCTGGCTGCACCTGGAAACCCGCAAACCAGAAACACTGGCTGCGGATGAACTGGGATCAAAAATCGATCTGATTCGTTACCCCCACGCCACCATCCTGGCCCAGGTGGGCAATGGTACCGATACCAAAACCCAGAATATTCAGACTGGCGAACTGATTCAGGTGGGCCGAGCCTGGCGCATTGTGCAGGCACCTTACGGTGGTTTACCCGAAGAAGCGGTTGCCAGCAATAATATCGGCGGCGTGCGAATTCCTGCCGGAGCTGAAAAATTCATCGAAGAGTTGAAAACGCACGACACGAACGCCGCACCTGCAGACCGCGCTCAGTTGACCGATTATCACCTGAAGCGGGCTGCGATTCTGGAAAAGATTGTTGCCTTGATCAAACCAGATGATCGTGCTAATCGCGATGTGTGGGTGCGTCAGGTGGCGGAAAGTTACGCTGCGGCAGCACAGCAGCTAGATGGCACCGCACTGCAAAAGCTGGATGGCCTCCGCCAGCAACTGGAAAAAACCAACGACCCGGAATCGGTGAAGTTACTGGCCTACGTGACCTTCCGCACGCTGACTGCGAATTATGCAATTCGTCTCGCCCAGTTTGCCAGCCAGAAAGAGCCAAACCCACAGGATATGCAGAAACTGCAGGACGACTGGAAAGCCACACTAACCAAGTTTGTCAGTGATTTTGGCACCGCAGATGATACCCCCGATGCCATGATGCAACTGGGCATGGTTTATGAGTTTGCAGGTAAGGAAGACGAAGCCAAAAAGTGGTACGAACTGCTGATCAAGAATTTCGATCGCCACCCGCTGGCAAGAAAGGCTCAAGGCTGCCTGACCCGGATGAACCTGGAAGGGAAACAACTGGAACTGGTCGGAAAAACCCTGGCCGGAAACCAGTCCTTTGATGTGAAAGCTCTGGCAGGTAAAGTCGTCGTGGTGTATTACTGGGCAAGCTGGAACGGAACCGCAATGGATGATTTCAAAAAGATCCGCATTGCGATGGCCCAGTATAAAAATGTGGAACTGGTGGGGGTCAATCTTGATAACAATCCCGCATCGGCCATCGATTTCCTGAAACAGAACGAAATCGGGAATGGCGTTCACATCCACGAAACCGGTGGTCTGGAAAGTGGTCTGGCAACACAATACGGGATTACCGTGCTGCCGAATATCTTCATTACCAACGCACAAGGGATCGTGGTAGACCGTAGTGCCCAGGCTACCACACTGATCGACGATTTGAAAAAAGCTGGTGCGAAGTAA
- a CDS encoding enoyl-CoA hydratase/isomerase family protein, producing the protein MSAITRTLEAGVVTLTIDQPDQKVNILSTSLWKELGSHLEEVGKLECRGVIIQSGKSGNFLAGADLKELSGEPSATDVRNFIDRGHRVLFQLEELSCPTVACIDGAALGGGFELAMACDYRLIGSSPKWKLGMPELNLGVIPGWGGTQRLPRYVGIEEAIMRLISGESYDPQDLPPEDFISDYVESGDFQSAIEACLQRTDWQQRRAAKQAPLSKEELPDLDDMLENLQESLAELDQQIIPVALSLISLVVTGCLSSLREGIANETELFVELATQPLAQQRIAAFLNRKK; encoded by the coding sequence ATGAGTGCGATCACAAGAACTTTGGAAGCTGGCGTGGTGACGCTGACGATTGATCAGCCCGACCAGAAAGTCAATATTCTGTCCACCAGTTTATGGAAAGAACTTGGTTCCCACCTGGAAGAAGTGGGGAAACTGGAATGTCGCGGCGTGATCATTCAAAGTGGCAAGTCGGGCAACTTTCTGGCTGGGGCTGATTTGAAGGAATTGAGCGGCGAACCCTCCGCAACCGATGTGCGGAACTTTATCGACCGTGGTCATCGCGTGTTATTCCAATTGGAAGAGCTTTCCTGTCCCACGGTGGCCTGCATTGATGGTGCCGCACTGGGTGGGGGTTTCGAACTGGCCATGGCGTGCGATTATCGTCTGATTGGCAGTTCGCCCAAGTGGAAGCTCGGCATGCCCGAACTGAACCTGGGCGTGATCCCCGGTTGGGGCGGCACCCAGCGACTGCCACGATACGTGGGGATCGAAGAAGCGATCATGCGCCTGATTTCTGGCGAATCATACGACCCACAAGATTTGCCACCGGAAGATTTCATCAGCGATTATGTGGAATCGGGTGACTTTCAGTCTGCCATTGAAGCCTGTCTGCAACGCACCGACTGGCAACAGCGCCGAGCTGCGAAACAGGCACCACTGAGCAAGGAAGAATTGCCCGATCTGGATGACATGCTCGAAAATCTGCAGGAATCGCTGGCAGAACTGGATCAGCAGATCATTCCGGTCGCACTCAGTCTGATCAGCCTGGTGGTGACTGGGTGCCTGTCATCCCTGCGAGAAGGAATCGCCAACGAAACTGAATTATTTGTGGAACTTGCAACACAACCACTGGCACAACAACGAATTGCAGCGTTTTTGAATCGTAAGAAATAG
- a CDS encoding YjhG/YagF family D-xylonate dehydratase — translation MSSTNPIFDSTDVSIYSFATHTPGPEGALPLTDEMLRNAPSGDLFGWSQNVGMGLQVDLLGKNEYLILSTHGGMRADNGDAIALGYHTGHWEVGLMVKAAAEELRRGGAIPFAGAVTDPCDGRTQGTTGMFDSLPYRNDAAMVFRRLIRSLPTRAGVLGVATCDKGLPAMMMALASEHDHPVVLVPGGVMLATKGHEDTGKVQTIGARYAAGEITLEQAAIEGCHTCASPGGGCQFLGTAATSQVVGEALGLSLPHSALAPSGQAVWLDMARRSARALQKLKVRKITTRQILTPAAFRNAMVVHAAFGGSTNLLLHVPAIAFHAGVPRASIDEWAEINRQIPRIVDALPNGPVGHPTVQVFLAGGVPETMLHLREANLLDLNCLTVTGETLGTNLEWWEKSERRQRFRELLATGDGVSPENVIMSLQKAKEMGLTPSLCFPRGNLCPQGSVIKSTSIDPRVVDADGIYRKTGPAKVFTTEKAAIQAIKGQGDLKVVPGDILVLCARGPMGSGMEETYQVTSALKHISWGREVAVLTDARFSGVSTGACVGHISPEALAGGPIGKVRDGDLIEIMIDRNRLAGQINLVGDATGHHGIAWGDAQMQSRTSRPDLKPDAALPADTHLWALLQNASGGVWGGCVYDHEAIAQALQPKIG, via the coding sequence ATGAGTTCGACGAACCCGATCTTTGACAGCACCGATGTCAGTATTTATTCGTTTGCCACCCATACCCCTGGGCCGGAAGGTGCCTTACCACTGACCGATGAAATGCTGCGAAACGCCCCCAGTGGGGATCTTTTTGGCTGGTCGCAGAATGTGGGGATGGGCCTGCAGGTCGATTTATTAGGAAAAAATGAATATCTGATCCTCTCCACGCACGGTGGGATGCGTGCCGATAATGGCGATGCCATCGCTTTGGGATACCACACGGGCCACTGGGAAGTGGGGCTGATGGTGAAGGCAGCCGCAGAAGAATTGCGTCGAGGCGGTGCAATTCCGTTTGCCGGTGCCGTCACCGATCCGTGTGACGGCCGCACCCAAGGCACCACGGGGATGTTCGATAGTCTGCCGTATCGCAACGATGCAGCAATGGTCTTTCGGCGTCTGATTCGTTCGCTGCCCACCCGTGCGGGGGTGCTGGGCGTAGCAACGTGCGACAAAGGTCTGCCTGCGATGATGATGGCTCTGGCTTCGGAACACGATCACCCTGTCGTGCTGGTTCCTGGTGGGGTAATGCTGGCCACCAAAGGGCACGAAGATACTGGCAAAGTGCAGACAATTGGTGCTCGGTATGCCGCGGGTGAAATCACGTTGGAGCAAGCCGCCATTGAAGGCTGCCACACCTGTGCGTCGCCTGGTGGAGGCTGTCAATTCCTGGGCACGGCTGCTACGTCGCAGGTTGTCGGTGAGGCACTTGGGTTGTCGTTGCCCCACAGTGCGCTGGCACCGTCCGGCCAGGCGGTCTGGCTGGATATGGCCCGTCGCTCCGCACGTGCCCTGCAAAAACTGAAAGTACGCAAAATCACGACCCGCCAGATATTAACGCCTGCTGCATTCCGAAACGCTATGGTGGTACACGCTGCATTCGGGGGCAGCACCAATTTACTCTTACATGTGCCCGCAATTGCGTTCCATGCGGGTGTCCCACGTGCGTCAATTGATGAGTGGGCAGAAATCAATCGGCAGATTCCCCGTATTGTGGATGCACTGCCAAACGGACCTGTTGGCCACCCCACTGTGCAGGTGTTTCTGGCAGGTGGCGTGCCGGAAACGATGCTGCACCTGCGAGAAGCCAATCTGCTCGACCTGAACTGCCTGACGGTGACCGGCGAAACTTTAGGCACCAACCTGGAATGGTGGGAAAAATCGGAAAGGCGACAGCGATTTCGAGAGTTACTTGCCACTGGTGATGGTGTGTCGCCGGAAAATGTGATTATGTCGCTGCAGAAAGCGAAAGAGATGGGGCTGACCCCTTCGCTATGCTTCCCACGTGGCAATCTCTGCCCGCAGGGTTCTGTGATCAAATCGACTTCGATTGACCCACGTGTGGTGGATGCGGACGGTATCTATCGCAAAACCGGACCGGCAAAAGTATTCACCACCGAAAAGGCTGCAATCCAGGCAATTAAAGGCCAGGGTGATCTGAAAGTAGTACCCGGCGATATTCTGGTACTCTGTGCCCGCGGCCCAATGGGATCGGGCATGGAAGAAACCTACCAGGTTACCTCGGCATTGAAGCACATCAGTTGGGGCCGCGAAGTTGCAGTGTTGACCGATGCTCGTTTCAGTGGCGTTTCCACAGGTGCGTGCGTCGGGCATATCAGCCCGGAAGCGCTTGCAGGTGGGCCGATTGGTAAGGTTCGTGATGGTGATCTGATTGAAATCATGATCGACCGCAACCGCCTGGCGGGTCAAATCAACCTGGTGGGAGACGCGACAGGGCACCACGGTATTGCGTGGGGGGATGCACAAATGCAGAGCCGCACCAGCCGACCAGACTTGAAACCAGATGCTGCCCTGCCTGCTGACACTCATCTTTGGGCGTTATTGCAGAATGCCAGCGGTGGGGTTTGGGGCGGGTGTGTCTACGACCATGAGGCCATTGCACAGGCATTGCAGCCAAAAATTGGATAG
- a CDS encoding DUF1501 domain-containing protein translates to MHRAPQSGKLMEMSPVGDPMLLIGSQPQKNRTRRALLQVGACTLLGLSGADRLRLHAEAPSSYLQGKAKSVILLWLWGGPAQLDTWDPKPNAPLDYRGPFSSIPTRTAGVRIGELFPQIARLSEQYSIIRSLHTSSNDHGIAGTIGLTGSNAGAQGLGGQPLSGAPRPALGAVVSRQLGERNTTPPYMIVGGKLHQGKKQVTGEGGGTLGGKYDPFRLEYDPVKGVRIPGLQLAEQLTPERLTDRRTLLDALARAERQIQQHHGDAYYSQAIALLTSPDARKMFDLSQEKPQTKQQYGYTRFGQSCLLARRLVEHGVPFVQVNWSDHVEAEEDSGDGGWDHHYRNFQIMQDRHAAWLDQAYAALLTDLAHRGLLDQTLILAVGEFGRTPRINEKAGRDHWEHCYSALIAGGGIRGGRVIGESDAKAERPILKPLTPADLAATIHHQVGISSEQAALLGLQLNGTVIQELL, encoded by the coding sequence TTGCATCGAGCACCACAATCGGGTAAGCTGATGGAAATGTCTCCCGTGGGAGATCCGATGCTGTTGATTGGAAGCCAGCCACAGAAAAATCGAACACGTCGGGCCTTGCTCCAGGTGGGTGCCTGCACGTTGCTGGGGCTATCTGGTGCCGACCGTTTGCGGTTGCATGCCGAGGCTCCCTCTTCGTATTTGCAAGGGAAAGCCAAATCGGTCATTCTCCTCTGGCTGTGGGGTGGGCCTGCCCAACTGGATACCTGGGACCCGAAGCCAAACGCCCCACTCGATTACCGTGGGCCATTTTCTTCAATTCCAACCAGAACAGCCGGCGTGCGAATTGGGGAATTATTTCCCCAGATCGCCAGACTCAGCGAACAATACAGTATCATCCGTTCGCTTCACACCAGTTCCAACGACCATGGAATCGCAGGGACGATTGGCTTGACTGGTTCGAACGCGGGTGCACAGGGACTGGGTGGTCAACCTCTTTCTGGTGCCCCACGGCCAGCGTTGGGTGCTGTGGTTTCACGCCAACTGGGCGAACGCAACACCACCCCACCGTACATGATTGTGGGCGGTAAACTGCATCAGGGGAAAAAACAGGTCACTGGGGAAGGTGGGGGCACGCTTGGCGGAAAGTATGATCCGTTTCGGCTGGAATATGATCCGGTCAAAGGTGTCCGCATTCCCGGGTTGCAGTTGGCAGAACAGTTGACACCGGAACGCCTGACCGATCGACGCACCTTGCTGGATGCACTGGCACGTGCGGAACGCCAGATTCAGCAGCACCATGGCGATGCGTATTATTCACAGGCGATTGCACTGCTGACATCGCCTGACGCCCGCAAAATGTTTGATCTGTCGCAGGAAAAACCACAAACCAAGCAGCAATATGGATACACCCGCTTTGGTCAATCGTGCCTGCTGGCTCGTCGTCTGGTCGAGCATGGGGTGCCCTTTGTGCAGGTGAACTGGTCCGACCATGTGGAAGCGGAAGAAGATTCCGGTGACGGTGGCTGGGATCATCATTATCGCAACTTTCAGATCATGCAAGATCGACATGCTGCCTGGCTGGATCAGGCATATGCAGCACTGCTGACCGATCTGGCACACCGTGGGTTACTGGACCAGACGTTGATCCTGGCCGTGGGAGAGTTTGGCCGCACCCCACGAATTAATGAGAAGGCTGGCCGAGACCATTGGGAGCACTGCTACAGTGCCCTGATTGCAGGTGGGGGGATTCGTGGGGGCCGCGTGATTGGGGAAAGCGATGCAAAAGCAGAACGACCTATCCTTAAACCATTGACTCCCGCCGATCTGGCTGCCACGATACATCATCAGGTGGGCATCAGTAGCGAGCAGGCCGCTTTACTGGGCCTGCAACTGAACGGCACCGTCATTCAGGAACTGCTGTAA
- a CDS encoding DUF4253 domain-containing protein, whose product MFDSTNDPSPLIRAIAAGDQDRIIELLDSGHPVDDLDSHGRSALMCAIWEYNPDLVQLLIERGANVNYRSPYGSRPLLAHPNMPVKMTKMLLKAGADPQAAGVTGIPVIAEIAANSTKRVLETCFDCGVKLEIDPDTQQKLIKKLRGERSANLKLVLNHLGLEESKETRTPAPKKPKTDQIALTAASPEFKLVTEKIRKIFHRKESTWKRRAGVMRFHNVPIAEQLATYYSEALPLKNNFDEVDELLRRFVREIEQSGFLLIRNDFIADDRCTLLLFPSSEKYDVLHMIGTNGNNYGHSTHDVIVWLQKMEQKNPFRLIAATHDGMEGEFLNEVLGAQKLAEEMLEFCPDLQTTENDTAAFALELLNERASGFGGINTV is encoded by the coding sequence ATGTTTGATTCAACAAACGACCCCAGCCCACTGATCAGGGCTATTGCCGCTGGCGATCAAGATCGGATAATCGAATTGCTTGACAGCGGTCATCCAGTTGATGATCTGGATAGCCACGGTCGCTCTGCGCTGATGTGTGCCATCTGGGAGTACAATCCGGACCTGGTGCAATTGCTCATTGAACGCGGAGCGAACGTCAACTATCGATCTCCATATGGTTCTCGGCCATTGCTTGCCCACCCGAATATGCCTGTCAAAATGACGAAAATGTTGTTGAAAGCGGGTGCTGACCCACAGGCCGCGGGGGTAACGGGGATTCCGGTCATCGCAGAAATTGCTGCCAATTCAACAAAACGAGTGTTGGAAACATGTTTCGATTGTGGTGTCAAACTGGAAATCGACCCCGACACCCAACAGAAACTCATTAAAAAGTTACGTGGCGAACGATCAGCGAACTTAAAACTTGTCCTGAATCATTTGGGTCTGGAGGAATCAAAGGAAACAAGGACCCCTGCACCGAAAAAGCCAAAAACAGATCAAATTGCCTTAACTGCTGCATCCCCCGAATTTAAGCTGGTAACAGAAAAAATCAGAAAGATATTTCATCGAAAGGAATCGACATGGAAACGGCGTGCGGGGGTGATGCGTTTCCACAACGTACCAATCGCTGAACAACTTGCTACGTATTATTCAGAAGCACTGCCGCTCAAAAATAACTTCGATGAGGTTGATGAGCTGCTTCGGCGTTTTGTCCGGGAAATCGAACAATCTGGGTTTTTATTGATTCGAAACGACTTCATTGCCGATGACCGGTGCACTTTACTTCTGTTTCCATCTTCAGAAAAGTATGATGTTCTGCATATGATTGGGACAAATGGAAATAACTACGGGCACAGTACACACGATGTCATCGTCTGGCTGCAGAAAATGGAACAGAAAAACCCTTTCCGGCTGATTGCCGCGACCCACGATGGAATGGAGGGAGAATTTCTGAATGAAGTTCTGGGTGCCCAGAAGCTCGCCGAAGAGATGTTGGAATTCTGCCCTGATCTGCAAACCACGGAAAACGATACTGCAGCGTTTGCATTAGAATTGCTCAACGAGCGCGCTTCGGGCTTTGGTGGGATTAATACTGTTTGA